The DNA segment GTTATTTTGAAAGGTTTTTAACAAGTCGAAATTTTTCCGACTCTATTTTGGTGCCTTCCACCTTCGAACTGAGTGCTAAGAAACTCATCTACGATATCAGTAGCCAGTTGGCTTGCGATAAATCTCGCAGGTAGTGCAATCATATTTGCATCATTATGCTTACGTGCTAGAACAGCTAATTCTGGCATCCAACATAATGCACAGCGAATATCTTGATGCTTGTTTGCCGTCATCTGCACGCCATTTCCACTTCCACAAATTAGGATGCCTAACTCATTTCTACCTTCTTCAATAGAAGTAGCGGCAGGGTGCACGAAATCCGGGTAATCAACAGAGTCTGTGGAAAAGGTACCGAAATCTTCAACCTCATATTTTCCTTCCAAATGTTTTTTTATGATTTCTTTGTATTCGAAACCTGCATGATCGCATGCTATAGCTATTTTTTTCATGACTATTCTTTAATTCGCTGTTTTTCAGTTGACACAAATTTAAGATTATTAATATAAAAACCATTTGATTCTCGGCGAAAAATTCATTTTCAAACAGAATACTTTATAAAAATTATAATATGGAGATAACTTGGGGAGATCAATGTGAATTAGTGTGGATAACTTTGGTGAACATTATCTTTTTTGTAACCACTAATTTGTTAATGGACTATTTCTACCAAACAAAGCTAATTTATCTTTTAAAAATTATGACGCTTTAATTGAGAAGTTCTCCATAAATATATTTCTAACAAAGATTTAATTGTAATTAGCTAACAATTGTGGATTACATTCCCAAATCTCTGTTTATCATTAAAATACGCTGTTAGTAAGATCGTGACTTAGCATTTAGTAATAAGTGCTGAAAAAATTTCGAAATAGTTTTCCACTTCTTAATATACTACAACAACACTACTCAATTTCTTTTATATAAAAAGAGAATTAATGTTGATGAAATGTATTTTGAGAGTTTGTGGAATTTTAAAATGAATTTAATTTTTAATCGAGGGAATTAATCTTAAATTTGTCAAACTTAAAACTGAGAATATTTTATGAAAACCATTAACGATTTTAACTTCAAAGATAAAAAAGCTCTGGTGCGTGTCGATTTTAATGTCCCGCAAAACGCAGATTTGAAAGTGACTGACAACACAAGAATAGAAGCGGTGAAGCCGACTATTGATAAAATTTTAAATGATGGCGGATCTGTAATTTTAATGACGCATCTCGGTCGGCCAAAGGGTAAAGTTAGTGAAGAGTTTTCTTTAAAGAATATCGTATCTGATGTGGAAACTGTTTTAGGTAAACCAGTTCAGTTTTGTCCAGATTGCTTAGGCGAGGAGGCTGATAACATGACAAAGAATTTGAAACCGGGAGAAATTCTTTTGCTCGAAAATCTTCGTTTTTATGAAGGAGAAGAAAATGGTGATGTAGCTTTTGCAGAGAAGTTATCTAAGTACGGAGATGCTTATGTAAATGATGCTTTTGGTACTGCGCACAGAAGTCATGCGTCTACTGCAATTATCGCACAGTTTTTTTCTTCAACTAAATTCTTCGGTTTACTGATGGCAAAAGAATTAGAAGCGATCGATAAAGTGTTGAAAAGTGGTGAGAAACCTATTACGGCCATTTTGGGTGGCTCAAAAGTTTCCTCGAAAATAACTATTATCGAAAATATTTTGCCTGCAGTTGATCATCTGATCATCGGTGGGGGAATGGCCTTTACTTTTATTAAGGCTTTAGGTGGTATGATAGGAAATTCTCTTGTAGAAGATGATAAAATTGGTTTAGCATTGGAAATATTAGAGAAAGCTAAAAACGAAAATGTTACAATTCATCTACCGGTAGATGCAATTATCGCGGATGGGTTTAGTAATAATGCAGCTACTAAAGAAGTTGATATTTTTGAAATTCCAGATGGATGGATGGGATTGGATTCCGGTACACGAAGCAGGAAATTATTTAATGATGTTGTGATGAATTCACGTACCATTTTATGGAATGGCCCTATTGGAGTTTTTGAAATGTCTATTTTTGCTGCTGGTACGGTTGCATTAGGTGACAGTATAGCCGAAGCAACAAAATTAGGTGCTTTTTCTCTTGTCGGTGGTGGCGACAGTGTCTCATTCGTCAAACAGTTTGGTTACGAAGAAAAAGTAAGTTATGTTTCCACTGGAGGTGGAGCAATGCTTGAAAGTTTGGAAGGTAAAGAATTACCTGGAGTGCAGGCGATCAATAATTAGAATACTATAATTTTAAATAATAAAAAAAGTTTTCCCAACGGAAAACTTTTTTTATTGATATTAACTTTTTTTTAATTTTTTTAGAAAATGCTAAAAATTGATCGTCACAAATAGCTTAAAAATCGATTATCTATTTTTTTCTTATAATGTATATCAAACTTGAAAATTCGCCGCTTTTTGATGCTTTTATGTTCGAAATTAGTCCGAAAATGAATCCTTTTAGCCAAAATAAGGAAGATTTTCGATACTTTTCACTTAACATGGAGATGTAGAAGGAGTCGAGTAGGAGTGGTTTAATTTTTTCTATTTCGAAATTATTTTTTTTAAGAACATTCTCCATCCCTTTTTTTGAAAAATGATAAGCGTGTCTTGGAACGTCATATGCTGCCCAATATTCCTTATATTTTTGAGCATCGTATGATTTTAAATTGGGAACTGCAATTATTAGAATTCCTTTACTCTGTAATTTTTTATGAAATTCTTTTAAAACCTCATTCTGATTTTCTATATGTTCAAAAACGTGCCAAAGGGTAATCACGTCTAGACCATCGTCTTTCATTGATTTGAGATCCGATATTATACTTGTGGATTTTAATTTTGCTAGCGCATTGGTACGAGCAACACTATTTGGTTCTAATCCAAAAGTTTCATAATCATTTTCGATATATTTAATAAACTCACCAGCTCCGCAACCGTAATCCAACACTCTTTTTGCAGTTGGAGCGTGGGAGTGGATTATATTTTTTTTATACTTTAAATTAAAATTTTGTAGCAACTTATATAATCTTTCTTTTAAGCTCCCAGAATCTTGATGATGCGAAATATAT comes from the Chryseobacterium sp. SNU WT5 genome and includes:
- the rpiB gene encoding ribose 5-phosphate isomerase B, with product MKKIAIACDHAGFEYKEIIKKHLEGKYEVEDFGTFSTDSVDYPDFVHPAATSIEEGRNELGILICGSGNGVQMTANKHQDIRCALCWMPELAVLARKHNDANMIALPARFIASQLATDIVDEFLSTQFEGGRHQNRVGKISTC
- a CDS encoding phosphoglycerate kinase, whose product is MKTINDFNFKDKKALVRVDFNVPQNADLKVTDNTRIEAVKPTIDKILNDGGSVILMTHLGRPKGKVSEEFSLKNIVSDVETVLGKPVQFCPDCLGEEADNMTKNLKPGEILLLENLRFYEGEENGDVAFAEKLSKYGDAYVNDAFGTAHRSHASTAIIAQFFSSTKFFGLLMAKELEAIDKVLKSGEKPITAILGGSKVSSKITIIENILPAVDHLIIGGGMAFTFIKALGGMIGNSLVEDDKIGLALEILEKAKNENVTIHLPVDAIIADGFSNNAATKEVDIFEIPDGWMGLDSGTRSRKLFNDVVMNSRTILWNGPIGVFEMSIFAAGTVALGDSIAEATKLGAFSLVGGGDSVSFVKQFGYEEKVSYVSTGGGAMLESLEGKELPGVQAINN
- a CDS encoding class I SAM-dependent methyltransferase, with amino-acid sequence MKVTDHFLTKEEFKIVETDISGLYKTTPVPNDLSKYYESTEYISHHQDSGSLKERLYKLLQNFNLKYKKNIIHSHAPTAKRVLDYGCGAGEFIKYIENDYETFGLEPNSVARTNALAKLKSTSIISDLKSMKDDGLDVITLWHVFEHIENQNEVLKEFHKKLQSKGILIIAVPNLKSYDAQKYKEYWAAYDVPRHAYHFSKKGMENVLKKNNFEIEKIKPLLLDSFYISMLSEKYRKSSLFWLKGFIFGLISNIKASKSGEFSSLIYIIRKK